In Clupea harengus chromosome 4, Ch_v2.0.2, whole genome shotgun sequence, the genomic stretch gttaattttgtgtttacccagttctccccattagattaggaaaagtcattaaatatgaagcaaaaaaaactatgccaatcatttatttagagacgttaaacattgaaaagggtcaaatttaccccaaacataataggagggttaattaGAAACAGTAAATGGGTGTAAGGTCAATCAGATTACGTTTGCACCAGTGCGTTTGCGGTCGTGCCGGCGCTGCGGGAAAGCCGCTCGACAGGTCCCTCTATGCGCCGAACACAATGGCGGCATGAAAATCTGCCGCTTGACCTGATTCATTAGTCATGCGAAAACAGCTGTTATTCGCTGTCACAGTCCCGAGTGCCCGAGTACACACAcgggtttttttgtgtgcataatTTTAGGATTTCTGAAATTCTACTAGTAGAATTTTTAACTGCGTAGCCTACATATTTAGCTTCTTAAAGTGGACTGTGTTCAGTAAGCGTGTAGAGTTGCAATAGGGCCAAGTTACGTTTGAGAAACCATGTAGCGAGGGTGAAAATGAGCCCTTACCGGCAGATGGTCCAGATTGCCAAAGAACTGTCCGACTGGATAGATTTCATTGCTGTCCTCATCCATTATAATAGCGGGGTTTTCGTGAGTGGAGGACACGCACTCCTCCATCCTTTCCGTGGAGACCTTAGTCCTGCTTCGCGGAGGGGATCCCAGAGTCTTCGCTGTGTTTTCTTTGCCTCGTAATACCATTCCTCCGGATGGACTATTCCCCGTCTTTTTCCGACCCCGTGTTTTTGTAGTAATGGCTGTGGATGCTGTCGGGCATTCTTCTCCGTCGCTGCGAACGTTGAGGCTCGTTCTGGAGCACCGACTCGCTTCGCCGCTGTTGACTGCCATGAGTATTTTCCCGTGGCAGGTCTCGCTTCTCAGTCTCCCAACCAGTAGCTGAAACCGTCCCCTCTCTACTAGCCgctagaaaaagaaaacatcgtAATTCATAGAGATTCTGGTGTGACAGAAATAATGCTAAGTTACG encodes the following:
- the c4h1orf174 gene encoding UPF0688 protein C1orf174 homolog; translation: MNRKQRLVERGRFQLLVGRLRSETCHGKILMAVNSGEASRCSRTSLNVRSDGEECPTASTAITTKTRGRKKTGNSPSGGMVLRGKENTAKTLGSPPRSRTKVSTERMEECVSSTHENPAIIMDEDSNEIYPVGQFFGNLDHLPDYPERPSSTEAVGRGEHRRRHYYAKEEGEEDEPH